AGAGTTGAAAATTTGATTAATCGTTGTTTGCCACTTTTGGAGCGTGGCAGGTTTGTAAGTATCGTAAAGGGTGCGGATACTTTCTATAAAGTCGGCAAATTCTGCTAGTCGGGTTGGAGCATCTGGAGACTGTTCGAGAAAATGACGAGTTTTGGCGGCGTAAACGTCCAGTTTGTGTTCAAAAGTTAGGGGATTATATGGCTTTTCGGCGATGCGCTTTATTTCTTTGAACAAATAATCTCCGGCTTTTTCGTCTTTTATCGTGGCAGTTTTTCCGGTGGCAATAATTCGGATAGCGCTTTGAATGAGAGTCGAGTTTTTCCGGCTTACTATTAAATAGGTGAGAGTGGAGTCTGTGAAGCATTTTAATAAGTCAGCGCTGGAAATAATTCGGATTTCCCCTTGAGGAGCATTCGGGTGAGCTTGGATAGGGATGTGTGGGAATATATCTCTGACGAGTTGGAGGTGAAGCTGACCGCAGCGGTAATTGAGGGGACTCTCAAATACTTGGCAATTGAAGCGAGACATAATCTTTGCCAGTCCATCACTTAAACACCCTCGAAAATGGTATACTGATTGATTAGGATCACCAACGGCAATCAAGAAAGATTGGGATGAAGTAATTAGAAGTTGCAGCATAGAAAGCTGAAGGTTATCGACATCTTGAGCTTCGTCTATGAGGATAACTTTGAGGCGATTTTTTAATCTCGCGATCGCACCTTTAAAAAACGGAATCTCCTGGCATTTCCAGGGAATCCAGACCATATCCGTTGTGTCAATTTGGTTTCTAAATAGAGCCTCTTCTTCCCCTCTGTCTAAGCAGTCTTTCGCCGCTTGAGCAACTCGATTGAAGTCAGTAACTGATAGGTTGTAGGTTTGGTTGAGGGTTTGGATATTTTCTGGGTTGGGTTGGTAGGCGTATAGGCGTAAGAGTTCCAACAGTTTGATAAAGGCTTTCTCATTAAGAATCGCCGGATAGTCCGAATTGGCAACAAGTCGTCCTAATCTGCCAACATTTCCGGTAATCCAGCCTAACTTAGAGGCAATAGTTTCATATTTGTAGGGGTTAACGTTGGCAGTACTGACATTCAAAGCCTCCCTGTATATAGAATAAGCTAAAGAATGAATAGTTCGGACAGTTCGACCCCACTTTGTCCCCAATTTTGATTGGATACACTTCCTTAAATCGTCTTTATTTTTAGTCCCAAAAACTAGGATAACCATCTCTTCCGGCTGAAGCCCCTGCTTCTGAATCGTTTCAGCAATTAGAGTAATCAGTGTGGATTTTCCCGTTCCGGCTAAAGCGATGACACCGATTCCTGATTTAATGGGTAGAATTAAGTTTTGGGAGACAGCGTTAAGGATACAGGTTTGATAAGGTGATGGGGTTAGCTTTTGCAGCATGATTTGATAAAGATGAATTCAACAACTATTGCTAGAAAATACGGCATATTCGGGACTGACTGATGAGCTTCACTTCCAACTCAAAAATCTACACACCCTCCCTAACTCTTGGGAATTCATGATGCAGCGTACAGGCGCACATAGAGGAAGTGGTTCGTCATTCCCTCAGACGCATTTATCCTTGTATCGATTGCTTCTGATACCACTGAATAAAGGATTTAGCTCCACCTCTGAATGTCTTTTTCACACCCGCTACCCGCCAACGTCCTGTGTGAGGATAAAAATCCACTTTCGGCTTATTTTCCTCGCGAAATAGCATCGTAACTTTCTGTTGACCAGCCCATTTAAAGGGAATTTGAGCGGATTCGATTATCGCTGTATTTTGTTGATACCATTGAGCATGGCGTTCTTGTCTAATTTGGCGGAGAATATTGTCGCTCATGAGTACTACTCTAAAAATCTCTAATCGTGTAGGCGCGTTTTGGAAAGCAGTCGCTCACCCATTACCGATGGGTTTTGAGCCAAGCTAACTGTTGACCAATTCCTAACCCTTGCAGAGGAATACTGAAAATTCGGGAAGAAAGACTTGGACTATCGTCGAGTTGGGAACCGAGTGGTGGACAATTCCAGATGTCCATCCCCAGGGGATTTTGATTTTGTAATGCTGTTCTTGTCAGGTTGGGGCGAAGCAGATAAACTGGGAAATCTCGAACAAAACGAAAGGGGTTAAATTGCCTGTTGAGGTCACTTTTTCATCGCATTTTTGATACCAAGCGTAGGTCGTTGGAGGTAAAATTGGCAGGGAAAAGCCTTGGGAGTAGATCATTGGGTTGAGAGTATCTATTTGTCAGTCCAACAGTTTCCTAAGAGACGTTCTGGACATTCATCCTCAGAAACCGGAATATCCTTAATGACTATTCTCATCGCCCGTTCCATCGCCATTTGCACAGCACTAGCTATTTCCAC
The nucleotide sequence above comes from Coleofasciculus chthonoplastes PCC 7420. Encoded proteins:
- a CDS encoding UvrD-helicase domain-containing protein translates to MLQKLTPSPYQTCILNAVSQNLILPIKSGIGVIALAGTGKSTLITLIAETIQKQGLQPEEMVILVFGTKNKDDLRKCIQSKLGTKWGRTVRTIHSLAYSIYREALNVSTANVNPYKYETIASKLGWITGNVGRLGRLVANSDYPAILNEKAFIKLLELLRLYAYQPNPENIQTLNQTYNLSVTDFNRVAQAAKDCLDRGEEEALFRNQIDTTDMVWIPWKCQEIPFFKGAIARLKNRLKVILIDEAQDVDNLQLSMLQLLITSSQSFLIAVGDPNQSVYHFRGCLSDGLAKIMSRFNCQVFESPLNYRCGQLHLQLVRDIFPHIPIQAHPNAPQGEIRIISSADLLKCFTDSTLTYLIVSRKNSTLIQSAIRIIATGKTATIKDEKAGDYLFKEIKRIAEKPYNPLTFEHKLDVYAAKTRHFLEQSPDAPTRLAEFADFIESIRTLYDTYKPATLQKWQTTINQIFNSRKSTSIHLLSIHSAKGAEAEVVFLLYPEEIPFTHSQQSLEELQQEWNTLYIALTRIKANRNPGSGILYLVLKERDCTIYPDWLPQAYRQLYKFDKPVNSI